In a single window of the Niabella ginsenosidivorans genome:
- a CDS encoding SGNH/GDSL hydrolase family protein: protein MKMRILAILLLVALEAPAQNIAPPLFKNGDIVCFVGNSITNNGEFYNFIYLYYATRYPNEKLRFINCGISGDVASGILKRLDSDVLIHHPTWCVLMVGMNDVKRTLYTEKNRNNPSGDQQKAEALAVYREKTEDIIKIFKQYNQGIILEKPTIYDQTAKLPEENFYGVNDALKMAGNHVEAMSKKYDTRLVDYWSIMNRINNELQEKDLNFTITGKDRVHPGSLGHFVMAYQFLKTLQPNKYVAKIVIGKNSGDNKGQSLNCKISNYDADQGKISFSCLENSLPFPIKPDAAEALKWVPFTDDLNQEVLQILNLDTGAYQLLIDGRPIAIYTAAQLRTGVNLAIQTNTPQYQQAEQILQLCMEYRKQESTIRNIKLVEFGRLADYKGPKDSLSVKNYLDQYLDSAKASGHLNFYKTQFDNYLRNKPNEAVITRKLNDIADKIYAINKPIYHQFKLVKK from the coding sequence ATGAAAATGAGAATATTAGCTATTCTGCTGCTAGTCGCCCTTGAGGCACCGGCACAAAATATTGCCCCGCCACTATTTAAAAACGGCGATATAGTCTGTTTTGTTGGTAACAGTATTACCAATAACGGTGAGTTCTACAATTTTATTTATCTGTATTATGCCACGCGTTATCCAAATGAAAAGCTGCGCTTTATTAACTGCGGTATATCCGGAGACGTAGCCTCAGGCATACTTAAAAGATTGGATAGTGATGTCCTGATACATCATCCTACCTGGTGTGTATTGATGGTAGGGATGAATGATGTTAAACGCACACTGTATACTGAAAAGAACCGCAACAATCCCAGTGGAGATCAGCAAAAAGCTGAGGCTCTTGCAGTTTATCGTGAAAAAACGGAAGATATTATCAAAATATTCAAACAGTATAATCAGGGGATCATCCTTGAAAAGCCTACAATTTATGATCAAACCGCCAAACTGCCCGAAGAAAATTTTTATGGTGTTAATGATGCGCTGAAAATGGCTGGCAATCATGTGGAGGCTATGTCGAAAAAATATGATACCCGTCTGGTGGATTACTGGTCGATCATGAATCGCATTAACAACGAACTGCAGGAAAAAGATTTAAATTTTACGATTACGGGTAAAGATCGTGTGCATCCTGGTTCGCTAGGGCATTTTGTGATGGCCTATCAGTTTTTGAAAACGCTACAGCCCAATAAGTACGTTGCCAAAATAGTAATTGGAAAGAATTCAGGCGACAATAAGGGTCAAAGCCTTAACTGTAAAATCAGTAATTATGATGCCGACCAAGGCAAGATATCTTTTTCGTGCCTGGAAAATAGCTTACCATTTCCAATAAAACCGGATGCTGCCGAAGCATTGAAATGGGTACCGTTTACTGATGATTTAAACCAGGAGGTTTTGCAGATTTTAAACTTAGATACCGGAGCTTATCAGCTTCTGATAGATGGTCGTCCAATAGCGATTTATACAGCCGCACAATTAAGAACTGGCGTTAATCTGGCCATACAAACAAATACACCTCAATACCAGCAGGCAGAACAAATACTACAGCTTTGCATGGAATACCGCAAGCAGGAGAGCACCATACGCAACATAAAGCTTGTAGAGTTTGGCCGTTTAGCAGATTATAAAGGACCCAAAGATAGTTTAAGCGTAAAGAATTATCTGGATCAATACCTCGATTCGGCCAAAGCAAGTGGGCATCTCAATTTCTACAAAACACAATTTGATAACTACCTGCGCAATAAGCCTAATGAGGCAGTTATAACCCGCAAATTGAATGACATTGCAGATAAGATATACGCTATTAATAAGCCAATCTACCATCAGTTCAAGCTGGTGAAAAAGTAA
- a CDS encoding alpha-L-fucosidase yields the protein MKKILYFSHLALLALKTKVQDVSTPTPVWVKETAEAKTQRVQWWTNARFGMYIYWGIYALPEGYEWVMSNEKISIADYHKYFERFNPDLYDPQE from the coding sequence ATGAAAAAAATACTTTATTTCTCGCACTTGGCGCTGCTCGCGCTAAAAACAAAGGTGCAGGATGTGAGCACCCCAACACCCGTTTGGGTAAAAGAAACAGCCGAAGCCAAAACGCAAAGAGTGCAGTGGTGGACAAACGCTCGCTTCGGCATGTACATTTACTGGGGGATATATGCTTTGCCCGAAGGGTATGAATGGGTAATGAGCAACGAGAAGATAAGCATTGCTGATTACCACAAATATTTCGAGCGTTTTAACCCTGATCTTTACGACCCACAGGAATAG
- a CDS encoding right-handed parallel beta-helix repeat-containing protein, which produces MKPIFKLLKLFVGAVFTLLADQSCAVTYYVSVSGSDSAAGTSTSTPWQTLAKVNSQTFANGDKILFKRGDVFFGQLRIKNTGVTVSAYGTGSNPVISGLEKITTTWTVNSGNIWETTFAAGKPAIMNNLIAEDIKLPVSRFPNQSVNHGYLNMESHVGLTQFTDDDLPATPDWTGADVVIRSERWRMVRTTVSSHSGHTITIPSNASIQHLRDGYGYFFVNDIKAIDAEGEWAYKNSTGKVYLYSSTDPNTQNIYFPRIDTLLTVRNSSNVVIKNLDIRYSNKLSVFVSNCPNSLLDSLNIAVAGGDGVNYANCAIGTFSNCTVNDVNNTGVYAATNNSQFLVKNNSITNIGNEAFGKSKTFIGLDIDCPNSEVSDNYVAKTGYCAILCAGLNNLVKHNLVDSACLSLEDNGGIYTNYQNGANSGEIIEENIVLNTIGERLGAPELFSIANGIYVDNLSTGVTVRNNTVAFVNGMGLYANFNNTGNQFYNNTSFSSGVSEMDLHKPNSPPGYIVRENILVTTDTSANHNVFNSDHNEDFTYADMGTFTSNYIINPFNNKTVIASYKANGFKKNNIRYTPYEWEAAAPQINGTVAAPIKYDKLVNRNDVIKFYYNKTTSVQTITLPTGRFIDVKNQAYCGSLILQPFTSVVLFRVDTSICGSLPSCGNPIGMHTDSISGRTAKLKWNVVPGAINYDVRYKAEADTGWKYAHNLQDTTIKLLNLLPETYYQSQVRASCYGVEGAWQNFAVFKSDTSRSDHVFINVAYDNCSPSTAFATVQSDTDNQWTLQNSGGLGTVDRDFMRSSSATENCPVITLVVNNQLDSCGTYDIFFYYTSPASQPWKTQAKLSTQSAYTLYDRTTPGTVLIPDSLGNLDRLYRCKIGTVQHVTGFAVDIDDYNAGSSTSRSMFDGVGYQKVAGIDPLAPDSLEATSISASSIAMKWRDLATDETGYVVERRLGISEFSIVATLAAGVTTYTDTLSTTGEYIYRVYAIRNGCNSAYSNQLAVNNNP; this is translated from the coding sequence ATGAAACCGATCTTTAAACTTTTGAAACTATTTGTCGGTGCTGTATTTACACTACTGGCAGATCAGAGCTGTGCGGTAACTTATTATGTATCTGTAAGCGGCAGCGATTCTGCGGCGGGCACTTCAACCTCAACACCATGGCAAACGCTTGCCAAAGTGAATAGCCAAACGTTTGCCAACGGAGATAAAATACTTTTTAAAAGGGGTGATGTATTTTTTGGGCAACTACGCATTAAAAATACAGGCGTTACTGTAAGCGCTTATGGTACAGGTAGTAATCCAGTTATCAGTGGTTTGGAAAAAATAACAACAACATGGACGGTAAATAGCGGGAATATTTGGGAAACTACTTTTGCCGCAGGTAAACCAGCAATTATGAACAACTTGATAGCTGAAGACATTAAACTACCTGTCTCACGTTTCCCCAATCAAAGCGTAAACCATGGATACCTTAATATGGAAAGTCATGTAGGGCTTACCCAGTTTACCGATGACGACCTGCCTGCTACGCCGGATTGGACAGGGGCAGATGTAGTTATCCGTTCCGAGCGTTGGCGCATGGTGCGAACCACAGTTTCCTCGCATTCGGGCCATACCATTACTATTCCGTCAAATGCAAGCATTCAACATCTGCGCGACGGTTATGGGTATTTTTTTGTGAATGATATTAAAGCAATTGACGCAGAGGGAGAATGGGCTTATAAAAACAGTACAGGTAAGGTTTATCTTTATTCGTCTACCGACCCGAATACGCAGAATATATACTTTCCCCGCATCGATACTTTACTTACTGTGCGCAATTCATCAAACGTGGTAATAAAAAATCTCGATATCAGGTATTCAAACAAACTCTCTGTATTTGTATCCAATTGTCCCAATTCATTGCTGGATAGCCTGAACATTGCGGTCGCCGGCGGCGATGGTGTAAACTATGCAAATTGCGCAATAGGTACGTTTAGCAACTGTACCGTGAACGATGTGAACAACACTGGCGTGTATGCTGCAACCAATAACAGTCAGTTCCTTGTTAAAAATAACAGTATTACTAACATTGGAAATGAAGCCTTCGGTAAAAGTAAAACCTTTATAGGGCTGGATATTGACTGTCCCAACTCTGAGGTTTCCGACAATTACGTTGCCAAAACCGGTTACTGTGCTATACTGTGTGCCGGATTGAATAATCTGGTAAAACATAACTTGGTAGACAGTGCCTGCCTATCCTTAGAAGATAATGGCGGTATATATACGAACTATCAAAATGGTGCAAATAGCGGAGAGATAATCGAAGAGAACATCGTATTGAATACCATAGGTGAGCGGCTTGGCGCACCGGAGTTATTCAGCATTGCCAATGGTATTTATGTAGACAATCTGAGTACCGGCGTAACTGTGAGGAATAATACCGTTGCTTTTGTGAACGGAATGGGTTTGTACGCGAATTTTAATAATACCGGTAACCAGTTCTATAACAATACCTCGTTCAGCAGTGGAGTAAGCGAGATGGATCTACATAAGCCCAATTCACCGCCAGGCTATATCGTCCGCGAAAATATTTTGGTAACCACGGATACGTCTGCCAACCATAACGTTTTTAACTCAGACCATAACGAGGATTTTACCTATGCCGATATGGGCACCTTTACTTCCAATTACATAATAAATCCTTTCAATAACAAAACTGTAATAGCTAGTTACAAGGCTAACGGGTTTAAGAAAAACAATATACGATATACACCATATGAATGGGAGGCCGCTGCGCCGCAAATTAACGGTACGGTTGCCGCGCCGATTAAATATGACAAGCTGGTAAACCGTAACGATGTGATCAAATTCTACTATAACAAAACCACTTCCGTTCAAACTATAACACTCCCAACTGGTCGATTTATCGATGTAAAAAACCAGGCCTATTGCGGATCATTGATTTTGCAGCCCTTTACTTCGGTCGTGCTGTTTCGGGTAGATACTTCCATATGTGGTAGTCTGCCATCATGTGGCAATCCAATTGGTATGCATACGGATAGCATATCAGGTCGTACGGCAAAACTTAAATGGAATGTTGTGCCTGGAGCAATTAACTATGATGTGAGGTACAAAGCTGAAGCAGACACGGGTTGGAAATATGCGCACAATCTGCAGGATACCACTATTAAGCTGCTTAATTTGTTACCTGAAACCTATTACCAAAGCCAGGTGCGTGCCAGTTGCTACGGTGTTGAAGGCGCATGGCAAAACTTCGCTGTTTTTAAAAGTGATACCTCACGTAGTGATCACGTCTTTATTAATGTAGCGTATGACAATTGCAGTCCATCAACAGCATTTGCGACAGTTCAGAGTGATACCGATAATCAATGGACGTTGCAAAATTCAGGGGGTTTGGGAACGGTCGATCGTGATTTCATGCGCTCATCTTCTGCAACAGAAAATTGCCCGGTTATTACCTTGGTAGTGAATAATCAACTTGATTCATGTGGCACGTACGACATCTTTTTCTACTATACTTCTCCTGCTTCGCAGCCATGGAAAACACAGGCAAAGTTGAGTACACAGTCAGCCTATACCCTTTATGATCGTACCACACCGGGTACTGTCCTGATACCTGACAGCCTTGGTAATTTAGACAGGTTATATCGCTGTAAAATTGGCACGGTTCAACATGTTACTGGTTTTGCGGTTGATATAGATGATTACAACGCAGGTTCAAGTACGTCGCGAAGTATGTTTGATGGTGTAGGGTATCAAAAAGTTGCAGGTATTGATCCGCTTGCTCCTGATTCACTTGAGGCTACATCGATTTCAGCTTCGTCAATTGCGATGAAATGGCGTGATTTAGCTACCGATGAAACAGGATATGTAGTGGAAAGGAGGTTGGGTATATCTGAATTCTCGATAGTTGCAACCCTGGCGGCAGGTGTTACAACATATACAGATACCTTATCGACAACCGGAGAATATATTTATCGGGTTTACGCTATACGGAATGGGTGTAATTCTGCTTATTCTAATCAACTTGCAGTGAATAATAATCCCTAA
- a CDS encoding MFS transporter encodes MNAEQSIPKRPIILLNAAVIVAALGYFVDIYDLLLFSIVRVPSLQSLGIKGDAVANKGVFILNVQMIGLLAGGIFWGILGDRKGRLSVLFGSILIYSVANIANGFAASINSYATWRFIAGFGLAGELGSGITLVAELMPKEKRGYATTIVASVGVFGAVVAFFIARHFPWRISYFIGGSLGLCLLLLRVKVSESSVFSKSRKAQVSHGSFLLLFNNWSRFFKYLRCILIGVPLWFVVGILITFSPEFGREMKVRGPVDAGAAVACCYGGLVLGDIISGLLSQLLKSRVKVVYFYLFLAAAGVAIFINLNRISLASFYVLCSGLGFSVGYWVIFMTIATEQFGTNIRATVTTTAPNFVRGMVVPITIAFEYLKTDIFHTGRGAAALVGAVCLALAFWSLSRMQETFSKDLNYLETNNN; translated from the coding sequence ATGAATGCTGAACAATCAATCCCAAAGAGGCCTATCATTCTCTTAAATGCTGCTGTTATTGTGGCTGCGCTGGGTTACTTTGTAGATATTTATGATCTGTTGCTGTTTAGCATTGTGCGCGTGCCCAGCCTGCAATCGCTTGGCATAAAAGGGGATGCGGTAGCCAATAAAGGCGTTTTTATTCTAAACGTCCAGATGATAGGCCTGTTGGCCGGTGGCATTTTCTGGGGCATTTTAGGAGATAGAAAAGGCAGGTTATCTGTTCTGTTCGGTTCCATCCTTATTTATTCTGTTGCCAATATCGCCAACGGCTTTGCGGCTTCGATTAACTCTTATGCTACTTGGCGTTTCATCGCCGGTTTTGGCCTGGCCGGTGAATTAGGCTCAGGTATTACCCTGGTAGCCGAACTGATGCCTAAAGAAAAGCGTGGTTATGCTACCACCATTGTAGCCTCGGTCGGCGTGTTTGGTGCGGTGGTGGCCTTTTTTATCGCCCGGCATTTTCCATGGCGTATTTCTTACTTTATTGGTGGAAGCCTAGGTCTCTGCTTGTTGTTGCTCCGGGTAAAGGTTTCCGAATCGAGCGTGTTTTCAAAAAGCAGGAAGGCACAGGTAAGTCATGGTAGTTTCCTGTTGCTGTTTAACAACTGGTCGCGTTTTTTCAAGTACCTGCGTTGTATTCTCATTGGCGTTCCGCTTTGGTTTGTGGTGGGTATACTCATCACCTTCTCACCGGAGTTCGGCCGTGAAATGAAAGTAAGAGGCCCGGTTGATGCAGGTGCTGCCGTGGCCTGCTGCTACGGCGGATTGGTGCTCGGCGATATTATAAGCGGTTTGCTGAGCCAGCTGTTAAAAAGCCGTGTTAAAGTGGTTTACTTCTACCTGTTTTTGGCTGCGGCTGGCGTCGCTATCTTTATCAATCTAAACAGGATTTCCCTGGCATCATTTTATGTCCTTTGCTCAGGACTGGGCTTTTCGGTGGGTTATTGGGTGATCTTTATGACGATTGCCACCGAGCAATTCGGTACCAACATTAGAGCTACGGTAACTACTACCGCGCCCAATTTTGTAAGGGGGATGGTCGTGCCCATCACCATTGCCTTTGAATACCTAAAAACTGATATTTTCCATACTGGAAGAGGAGCTGCAGCCTTGGTAGGTGCGGTTTGCCTTGCGCTGGCGTTCTGGTCTCTAAGCCGGATGCAGGAAACCTTTTCTAAAGATCTGAACTATCTGGAGACTAACAACAATTGA